TGTTTGCCCAATTGCCAGCATATTGTCACAATTTAAAGCTGAAAAACCCCGGTTCGGTAACTCATATCAAAACAGATAGATATGGACGTTTTGAGTTGTTGTTTATCGCCATTGGTGCTGCGGTGAGAAAATCAAATTAACTTTTCAAACTATTTATTTACAAGCGTTTATCACATGTTTAATTTATTCTCATTATTCTTAATTTGTAGATACgttcatttgtttctttcttgcGGCCAGTTATTATAGTTGATGGGGCACATCTAAAAGGCCGATATCTTGGAACAAACTTATTAGCAGTAGGCATGGATGCTAATAATGGGATACTACCAATAGCTTACGGGGTTGGAAAATCTGAAACCTTTGAATCATGGACATGGTTTATGGGGCATCTTAGGGATTGCATAGGTAATGTTAGCAATTTGACAATCATTTCTGATAGGGCAAACTCAATTGATACGGCCATTAGAAGGTGTTTTCCAGATGCTTTTCACGGGCTTTGTGCTGTTCATTTGCTTAGAAATCTAAAATCAAGGTCTGCCAATATAAAACATCACTCGTGGACATACTAGAAAGCGGTGAAAGCTTATCGAGAAGTGGACTTTAATAGgcatataaatcatttaagaAATGTTGTGCCTGAGTGTGCTCAAACACTACAAGAGGTTGGGTTTGAAAGATGGTCAAGAGTACACGCACTTGGAGCAAGGTATGGTTTCATGACATCTAATAGTGCAGAATCAATCAACTCTTTAAGTCGTCATTCAAGAAAATTACCCATTACCATGTTAATGGAGTTTTTTCGTGCATCTCTTCAAGAGTGGTATTATAGGAAACGAAACGTTGCAGGTATTATTTGTTTAACAATCTCACTActttttataaatgataatatattCTAAGTAAATTACTTAAATGTACAGAAACATTTGAACATCGTGTTACACCATGGACTGAAAAAAAGATTGCAAAACGTGTTGTGAAGTCATCATCATGGAGAGTTGAACCATGTTCAAATACATTGTTTCAAGTTATAGATCATAAGCTAAATGGGCTTGTCGATCTTGATGCAAAGACTTGTACTTGTGGGAAATGGCAAATTTCTGGTTTTCCATGTGGCCATGTTATAAAAGTTGCTCTTCATTTAAACCAAGATGATTCAACTGTATACGTTATGGACTGCTACACTTCAGAAGTATATCGACAGACTTATGCCGAGATTGTCTATCCCATACCACATCCTTCTGAATGGGAGATACCAGATGACTTACAAACAGTTCTACCACCAGTCATGGATAAAAGACTACCTGGCCGACCCAAAAACCGTGATCGTATACCGTCTAAGGGTGAAGAGAGGAAGACAACAACATGCAGTCGTTGTAAGGAACGTGGGCATACAAGGTTGACTTGTGGTGCACCCATGCCATCACAAACATCTTTTCCTACACCAAAAGAGTATGGTtcttcatcaagatcaaaatcaaaaggGAAATCAACGTCGACTTCACACTCATCTCCTTTCGGGACTGTTAACTTAGGGGATTATTAGTAGTATGTTTCTTATCTATTTGAAGCTTTGTATTCATGGACTATGCAATAAATTAGTATGCATGTTAACTAGTATGTATAAACTAGCTTTGTATTCATGGACCATGAGGCTGACCATGAACTAAATGTATGTATTCATGGACTTAACTCCAAGACTATGCATTTTGAACCCGTATGATATATGCTTGTATTATGTTTGTCCCACATTGaaagatgatgaaaatatgaatgtatttatAAGTAATAGTTTAATTAAAGTATTCAAATTGTTTAAATCTATTTGGAGGGaaactttaaaaatacatatatatatatatatatactataacttGATTAGCACTTAGCACTTGTTTATTAAATCTAATTGGAGGGAAAATCTAAATACGCACCAATTTTTTATGTCATTCAGCACTCGTTTATTAATTCCCAGTGAAGCTTCATGATCAACTTTGACTTACaatatcaaatttttttatactaAACCTTTACGTAATACTTCACAGAGACATTTTACTTCATTTTAAACCCCATACAATGTGTCTAACTATAACTCTAATTGCAATAGtacccaaaaaaagaaaaacacaagaATCGCAATATTCTATAAAATCGCATAGCGATCTTTAAAATCGCATTGCGATCATCTTCTCATATTGCGATCTTTCTCTTCTCATTGCGATCATCCTGTTCGTATTGCGATCTTCCTCTTCTTATTGCAATCATCCAGTTCgcatttgtaacaccccaccgttggcggaaacatgaggtgtcatgaaaagtacagtacgacatggaattacatagatactgctaaatgaaatagaatataataaatatattcccaaatacatgagttcaaagtcataacagtgctaaaatagcttattacaaccaagtccataaagaaatattccaaggcatgtagccttaaagtctgaaaataaatagaggagcactaatctccgaagtccaagcctagcatagcagtctttatccttgattaacctgagcacctgaaaagtatactaaaacgcgTCAACAcagaggttggtgagttcgtaggttttaatttaaaagtctagtcaaagagatatgtcttttgtcgattattttaagtctaaaccagtaatagttcaatatataacgagcagagttacgccataataagtccaaaagtctcaatGTCACAAGGTCtggtcttacggtacctgccttagtccaaagtctcaagtctcaacacacacattaagtacgtccaaagcacaacaaataaacacataatcacacacatacccAAGatcaagcacgtcaaatggcacaagtaactctatatgcacaggctcaatattgaacataaaacagaaatcgacaaaactgtttgaaaataagtatactttccaccccaaaacttataaaaagaggggctacgaaactcacctgaaagcagcacaagcacaattatcctagatgaacgaacaagaacacgaacagtcaaaaacacttgaaaagagctcactatctgtccaacaGTCCTACATCGACCAcagtcacccagtaagtacttaattaattgcacaagtccatgaCTTATACTAGTGTcctaggaaatgccattatatcTCGTCAAACGTCATACTATTTTTAATAGTCTTATTGTCCTTATAAATTGCCCAAGGAAATAGTTCATTTAATAATGTCACgtttattgtttatatccgttaaGTCTTTGTGTcaacgtcattataaaatatattaagtccgAAAAGTCATATAGCTGGTACATCGTCTTTACAAAGTCTTTTTATTctttgtctttatatatatagtcgttaAAAGTCTAAAAGTCCGATAAGTCATTACTGTCGttatacaaatgtataatttataaatggtcCTTACaacgtctttttttttttttttttaatatatatatagttatgtgtaataaatttttatgtatatattttatatatatatatattttctcatataaacttcataattataaaaattggaaattaaatttttaaacaagggtcaaattaatttaaatctaatttaactttgtttaaatacTTTAATTTTTGCCTAATTGACCAAAATAACATTTCTGGCCGGTTTGACCAATTTTGACCGcgttgaccggcgttgaccgaaacaaaaatttcaaccactctTAGATCTAACAACATTTCATAACCCAATCAATTTTTGAAACCAAAATGTATATTCCGGCcggtttgaccggcgttgaccgaacCATAATCAAGAACAAAACTAGTTTCGGTTACAATGAACAAGTTACAACACAATTTCAAGTCCAAAACCAAGTTTTTAGATCGGATCTAAGCTAGATCTAACCAAGAACGAACCGAAAATCATAGTTAGCCACGGTTTTAATTAGTATGTATGTATTCATGTGTTAAAGGACCGAAATCACAATGAGCACATCAAATCTTAATCAAGAACATAGATTTCGGATCAAACTTTTCGGATTTCAAAGATTTCGGACCATAGCTCTTAGATTTAGAAGATTTCGGGTCAAGATTTCGGAtctatccatatatacatacatatatacatccgAGTTGTTTAACATAATGTAAGATTTTCGGATCCAAGAgattttcggatatatatataaccttaaaCAAccgaaaatttatatatatattttctcataGAAAATCGATTTACACAAATCTAAGAAAAGATTTTCGGATTTAAGAGAAGGAAGGAAGAGATTTAAAGCCgaaaatgtgtgtatatatatacataaaaattatcgtgtatatatatacacatatgacTAAAAACGGGTTTCATAcaaccgaatatatatatacatacacgaaaatcttaatttttgatgaagaacacgCAATTAAATCAATGATTCGTGCCATACTTACCACGATCTAAAACAAAATAGAAGGAGAAGATGATAGATGGTGGTTCGGTGGTGGTCTTGTGGTGGTTGGCGGCCGGATTTGAGAGAAAGAGGGGGGAGGGGGGCGGCTGGAGAAGAGGAGAAAGAGAGGGAGGGAGAGTGTGCGAGAAATGAGaggggttagggttagggttagggttagggttagtaAGGGTTTTGTTGGTTCATGTTTCCCCCCTTTGACCGAGTTTGACCATCCTTGACCTTCACAAAACTCGTTTGACTAGATCATTTTACAAGACTCATGAcccgtaaatttattttgtcgtcatatttaaacgtaactttttaatagctttctaacggatataaacatgtctatttttacttattaaatctttaattgatttaattttaagtattttactaagtttggcatttccacaagacaactagcattcctcctgttctcgagtccacatAAAATTTTTCTAACGTCTAAACGCTCAATAAGCCCAAATCTAATAGAAATTTATTTATTCCGTGATAAAATCTTATTAGACTAATTACGTACATAAACAATACgaactaaaaaaaatatgaccGGGAAGTGCTTCGAAAAATAcggtcagatgacggttgtcacaagtTTAGTACTAAACAAGTTTGGGAGGATCTAAGAGTAAATTGGTCCAAGGTGGGGTGGAAAAATGTTGTATGCTTTAGCCAAATGGTACCAAGACATGCTTTCATTTTATGGCAGGCAATTCAAGGAAAACTGATAACTCAAGACAGAATGAAGAAATGGCAACAGAATGTTGACTTCCAGTGTGCTCTTTGCAAAGGAGGTTAAGATAGTCATGAACATTTATTCTGTCAATATGCATATGCCATGAAGGTCTGGAAATATATGTTAGAGTTGACTCCTTATTAAAAGGTggtattaaaataaatgatataGTTGAAAGAATTATGAATTTGTAGCCGATGCTGTGTAAGGGAGATGTGGAAGTGAAGACTTGAAGATTTTTAGATTAGTGTGTGCGAATGGGAATAAAGAGCGGTGTAAAATAACGTTTCTTGGTCCCACTCTAGCACTAATCAGGTTTATGCAAGATGGTgcaaatttattgtttttgtgATTTGAATTGTGTATATGCTAAATTTGAATTGTATTGTCTAGAATGAGTAAGGATAGGAATGTTGAATTCGTGGGTATGGCCATGAATTCTGTTATTTGTCTCTGTAAATTTTAGTATTAATACAAAATCACcttttaagttaattaattttggTTTCGGTTTAGACTATTGTGATTgctttcaaaatatttatgtgAATCATAGTATAATTTTAGTTGACTTGACATACAAGGGGATTTAAGAAGTAATTACATGAGCTTCCTAGCGTAACAAAATTTTGTAGTAGTGATTGGGTAgcgaattttttttatttatatatgcacATCTCGATCTTTTTTTCAGTTGTTCATCACTTAATTAGGTTATACTAATTAGGTTGCTTTAAACTTTTTTGCTACAAAAGATTACGTTCTTTAGATTTCTCTTAATTTCATTTATGTCGTTCATATCTGAATTTCTTCGTAACAAACACACTTTTAGATTTAGAGTAAGAATTTGAAGGGATTTTGAAACCCGCCACCCTTGATGAGTTTGAATATGCTAAATTTAATAGGTTTGATACCCAAATTACAATTTTCTAAGACTATTAACCAAACATTTTCAATAAGAAAGAAAAGCAATCTTTCATTACAATACAAATAAAGGATTATTACCTatggatgtaactaactatgaccaaatgtctatgttatttaAAGATCTTATAAAATGTCTATctcatgtaatgaactttcaaatcctgatTATTGGATGTactcaaccaattaaaatcttaCACGTGGCAGATTATATGGTTGACACATATACCCAAGTACATTCAATAACCAGGaattgaaagttcattacattacatagacattttaagagatttttacataacatagacattttgtcataattAGTTACATCCATAGGTAATAATCCCTACATATAAACCAAACACATTACTTGTTCTATGAAAGCTATATCTCTACTTGGATTGGCCTAAACTCAatgtgtaacatcccaaactttttaattaacggttgacttgagttgttaagtcaacacaacgtgtccgttaagtctctaagagatttaatgtttatgtgtgattaatgtgcattatgtgtaaggttttaaagccttaatgattcatgtgttaatgtgtctaaaggtatattttaatgtctttggaggtgcttaaagtgtttaatgtgttgtaagtattccccatAGGTGTTTAAagctaaatatgagccataaggaagactaaggactagttttgataaagctggaaactaaaaaacgggttAAGGGTCTAATAATCTGTCATTAGACTCATAAATAAGAGAATATACATTTCCTTTGAAGCCCTAGCCGTTCCCTTTGTTCCATGGCATCatattgttcgatttcatcgttATTCGGTtaattcgagagtgttttgatcaagttttttgcatcctctttgtaatctccaggtatccaaggtataataacattgattttatgtcctttcaatcatataatcggATCCATAGCTGGTCTAGGTTATTAgaagatcaattgatgtcaaaaatgtgtgttttgatcgattcggtaacctaaaacgtttaactatgtgatgcaaatcaagtaaggattaatcaatgatttcattgcatcattatggtcttagaatggtgaattttgaggtgcaaaagtcgtttataaggtttggggtcgtttggggtgtgtttggttaagttttggaggttaaacaatgagttttgtgcagaTTCGGGgctagctgcgccgcagctactaagctgctgcgcaactagaaaacagtgacctttagttgcgacgcaacagagacataattttcaaatggccataacttttgaaccgtaactccctttttaacaaataagctatccacggaatcgtaagagagtctactttctaatggttatgtttttaaaagatgattgtgatgtcaagtttccagaaaggttaatttagtgagtgaatgtcgagtttcgtcgagttatgtaagctttaaagtattaatcgaatgtccgatgcatcaagccttgtcatgggtcatgtttatagatacttaggcttgattcatgaacaaaagtaagtaggtacttgtttagcttattatatcatttaatgattataggtagtcgggaatatttgcaaagctcggtaacttacgttatcttTTTGTGctcttctacgaggtaagatacactactttgacacgctgagggttcaacataaacatggttttcatataataacttccctaaTAATAACTTGTTTGCTTATGAGTATTCGgggttatacgggaggtgatatgggctatgtacaTGACTATTGAGGCCTGAAATGCAgtccctatgat
The Erigeron canadensis isolate Cc75 chromosome 2, C_canadensis_v1, whole genome shotgun sequence DNA segment above includes these coding regions:
- the LOC122588002 gene encoding uncharacterized protein LOC122588002; the encoded protein is MPELLPIPEEEELVKIPVDCYTKYLRVKKDDCFDTKEDLKIALYTKCVEDGYQLIVDRSTKDRFETKCRQDKNCTWRMVAKRVTGCEMFQVRTFNDQHTCSRTQLYPHHRQANKKVLGGFLSELMFVKGRVYRGHEIMTDMDARFKINISYSQAWRAKCYALELLRGSLEDLFAQLPAYCHNLKLKNPGSVTHIKTDRYGRFELLFIAIGAAIRSFVSFLRPVIIVDGAHLKGRYLGTNLLAVGMDANNGILPIAYGVGKSETFESWTWFMGHLRDCIGNVSNLTIISDRANSIDTAIRRCFPDAFHGLCAVHLLRNLKSRNVVPECAQTLQEVGFERWSRVHALGARYGFMTSNSAESINSLSRHSRKLPITMLMEFFRASLQEWYYRKRNVAETFEHRVTPWTEKKIAKRVVKSSSWRVEPCSNTLFQVIDHKLNGLVDLDAKTCTCGKWQISGFPCGHVIKVALHLNQDDSTVYVMDCYTSEVYRQTYAEIVYPIPHPSEWEIPDDLQTVLPPVMDKRLPGRPKNRDRIPSKGEERKTTTCSRCKERGHTRLTCGAPMPSQTSFPTPKEYGSSSRSKSKGKSTSTSHSSPFGTVNLGDY